One Polyangiaceae bacterium DNA window includes the following coding sequences:
- a CDS encoding IgGFc-binding protein gives MTTQRKHQGRRRLARRTVTAFFIVAVASCFDKSTRWEEVDPKAPPPPLCELGQKRCTQTGIEVCTDQGSGALAWTVSDDCAAAGLLCVPTIFECKKCIPNTTSCDGQDVVSCDESGMVTTYVDTCDATNGIACRAGFCTDLCGRAIIEKSNVGCEYWAVDLDNAMIDPTSNAAGQQFAVVISNPHPDVPVSIRIAQDDGAPGSAPAPYDIATAVIAPLNLAVFKLGPREVDGSPEGQFNTGTHTALTRHAFRIRADFPVVAYQFNPLENVAVFSNDASLLKPREALSFGNEGSLITSYVVVGWPQTIAITDDPDTNFSSNYPINLRSFLTIVGTAPSTTVRVRTKARVVGGGPIPETPVNGVIEAKLSAFDVLNLETADFNADFTGSLIEADAPIAVFTGGEASDAPHFPSLSQRRCCADHLEDQLDPIRTAGKTFAIAHNPSRTKMVTAAGALTAEIPEPDYVRFVAASKHGAKIKTTLPAPDNLIELKWLGDFRQVTAYRDFMVDSTEPIIVAQVMASQDAVGVKRGIPGGDPSLLIVPPLEQARPDYVFLTPDKYAFDYISIVAPAGAGVLLDGELIGPHICESAPADGLTPEERSGEPPTHFVYRCQLSFPFIDALANPPVVYPGLQNDGVHSLVATAPILVTVGGFDSYVSYSYAGGTELRAIALPQ, from the coding sequence ATGACCACCCAACGCAAGCACCAAGGCCGCCGTCGTCTTGCGCGACGTACCGTGACCGCATTCTTCATCGTGGCGGTCGCGAGCTGCTTCGACAAATCCACACGGTGGGAAGAGGTCGATCCCAAGGCGCCTCCTCCGCCTTTGTGCGAGCTGGGTCAAAAGCGCTGCACGCAAACGGGCATCGAAGTCTGCACGGATCAAGGCTCGGGCGCCCTTGCATGGACGGTCTCTGACGATTGCGCCGCCGCCGGGCTGCTTTGCGTGCCCACCATTTTCGAATGCAAGAAGTGCATTCCCAATACGACGTCGTGCGACGGACAGGACGTCGTGAGTTGCGACGAAAGCGGCATGGTGACGACGTACGTCGACACGTGCGACGCGACCAATGGCATTGCGTGTCGCGCGGGATTCTGCACGGATCTTTGCGGGCGCGCCATCATCGAAAAAAGCAACGTCGGTTGCGAATATTGGGCCGTCGACCTCGACAATGCGATGATCGACCCTACGAGCAATGCGGCGGGGCAACAATTCGCGGTCGTCATTTCCAATCCGCACCCGGACGTGCCCGTCTCCATTCGCATCGCGCAAGACGATGGCGCGCCGGGGAGTGCCCCCGCGCCTTATGACATCGCAACCGCCGTCATCGCCCCGCTCAACCTTGCCGTTTTCAAATTGGGCCCGCGTGAAGTCGATGGTAGCCCCGAAGGCCAATTCAACACCGGCACGCATACGGCCCTGACACGCCACGCATTCCGCATTCGCGCCGACTTCCCCGTCGTTGCATACCAATTCAATCCGCTCGAAAACGTCGCGGTTTTCTCGAATGACGCATCCCTGCTCAAGCCACGAGAAGCCTTGTCATTCGGCAACGAAGGGAGCCTCATCACGTCGTATGTCGTCGTCGGTTGGCCTCAAACCATTGCCATCACCGATGATCCCGACACCAATTTCAGCTCGAATTACCCGATCAACCTTCGATCGTTCTTGACCATCGTCGGGACCGCGCCATCCACCACGGTCCGCGTGCGAACGAAAGCTCGCGTCGTGGGCGGTGGTCCCATTCCGGAAACGCCCGTCAATGGCGTCATCGAAGCAAAACTAAGCGCATTCGATGTCCTGAACCTCGAAACGGCGGACTTCAATGCAGACTTTACCGGATCGCTCATCGAAGCCGACGCGCCGATTGCCGTTTTCACGGGCGGCGAAGCGTCGGACGCGCCGCATTTCCCGAGTTTGTCCCAGCGCCGATGCTGCGCCGATCACCTCGAAGACCAGCTCGACCCCATTCGAACCGCCGGCAAGACGTTTGCCATTGCGCACAATCCGAGCCGCACGAAAATGGTGACCGCGGCCGGCGCGCTGACGGCGGAAATCCCGGAACCCGATTACGTGAGATTCGTCGCGGCATCGAAACACGGCGCCAAAATCAAGACCACATTGCCCGCCCCGGACAACCTCATCGAATTGAAATGGCTGGGCGATTTTCGCCAAGTCACGGCCTATCGCGATTTCATGGTGGATAGCACCGAACCGATCATCGTGGCCCAAGTCATGGCCAGCCAGGATGCCGTCGGCGTGAAACGCGGCATTCCCGGCGGCGACCCCAGCTTGCTCATCGTCCCACCGCTCGAACAAGCCCGCCCCGATTACGTATTTCTCACGCCGGACAAATACGCATTCGATTACATCTCCATCGTCGCACCCGCCGGTGCCGGCGTTCTGCTCGACGGCGAGCTCATCGGGCCCCACATCTGCGAATCAGCCCCCGCCGACGGCCTCACGCCCGAAGAACGCAGCGGAGAGCCGCCAACGCATTTCGTCTATCGCTGCCAGCTCAGCTTCCCCTTCATCGATGCCTTGGCCAATCCACCCGTCGTCTACCCCGGCCTGCAAAACGACGGCGTCCATAGCCTCGTCGCTACGGCGCCGATTCTCGTGACGGTGGGCGGATTCGATTCGTACGTGAGCTATTCGTACGCGGGAGGAACGGAGCTGCGTGCCATTGCGCTGCCGCAGTGA
- a CDS encoding IPT/TIG domain-containing protein — translation MQSTYLHFLKIAVPTAAPLLFVLGACIASAPEGVRRQTDQDDEDLINFDGGSFPIDATPDVGATDPYAVIGADPAHGPFTGGQRVLIRGNGFTSKTRVWFGAVEADSTTMVPIDPTRLQITVPPGDAGPVTLAVQKGDDDSTRRTLAGGYAYDAILANPSSGPVAGGTVIEINGQGTNFTGASIAKIGGKPCSTLTVNSPTSLTCTVPKGTPGAKPLSVDPGDGQTIVVLDGYTYEDSTDGFKGGLSGAPLAGNLKVLVFNNFTGDPVVGAYVIVGTDMATGLVSQANATGVAVFSDPSLNSPRTVTIAGRCHSPITFVDVPVDTVTVYLDPVLSPLCIADGDPPPVGGKPSTPSAIRGELVWQGGSEFKKAAWLNIPAPGPGEREAAYVFHAMSDPAMNFQLPAATSAVLPDSPGDIGYEFQLTSYAGNRALYALAGIETTNPAARKFTAYAMGTVKGVSVLPGLVTDDVYITMDRTLDQALTMDITPPSPGPKGPDRVRATVSVMLGNDGFAIFPAGQKSPLLPLSQPISFVGLPALDGSLAGSAYYSTARAVTGLQGSAPMSVVGRVLTTSTSVNPILEGFVGIPLLETPAAGSGWDGRHLAVKYGSGGSAIDLSVYEVGSGDGLIEWTIVVPKGANSIEVPDLSVFPFPDGGLPSGPVTIGVHGARVDGFSYGKLKYRDIRPAGMTAYSLDYFNSFL, via the coding sequence GTGCAATCGACCTATCTTCACTTCTTGAAAATCGCCGTTCCGACCGCCGCGCCGCTGCTATTCGTTCTTGGTGCGTGCATCGCGAGCGCCCCGGAAGGCGTCCGGCGACAAACCGATCAAGACGACGAAGACTTGATCAATTTCGATGGTGGGTCCTTCCCGATCGACGCGACGCCCGACGTAGGCGCCACCGATCCGTATGCCGTCATCGGCGCAGACCCGGCGCACGGTCCGTTCACCGGGGGTCAACGAGTTCTCATTCGCGGCAACGGCTTTACGTCGAAAACGCGCGTATGGTTTGGCGCGGTCGAAGCGGACAGCACCACCATGGTGCCGATCGATCCGACTCGACTTCAAATCACCGTTCCCCCGGGAGACGCCGGACCCGTCACGCTCGCGGTGCAAAAAGGCGACGATGATTCGACGAGGCGCACGCTTGCAGGTGGATATGCGTACGATGCCATTTTGGCGAACCCTTCGAGCGGTCCCGTTGCAGGCGGTACGGTCATCGAAATCAATGGGCAAGGGACGAATTTCACGGGCGCTAGCATTGCCAAGATCGGCGGCAAACCCTGCTCGACGCTCACCGTCAATTCGCCAACATCACTCACGTGTACGGTGCCCAAAGGCACACCTGGCGCCAAACCTCTGTCCGTCGATCCCGGCGACGGACAAACCATCGTCGTGCTCGATGGATACACCTACGAAGACAGCACCGATGGCTTCAAAGGAGGTCTTTCGGGCGCGCCTTTGGCTGGCAATCTCAAGGTGCTCGTTTTCAATAACTTCACGGGGGATCCCGTCGTCGGTGCCTACGTCATCGTGGGAACCGACATGGCTACGGGACTCGTTTCGCAAGCCAATGCGACCGGCGTTGCCGTCTTTTCGGACCCGTCGCTCAATTCGCCACGCACCGTGACGATTGCGGGCCGGTGCCACAGCCCCATCACGTTCGTCGACGTCCCGGTCGATACGGTCACCGTGTACCTCGATCCCGTGCTCAGCCCGCTGTGCATCGCGGATGGGGATCCTCCACCGGTCGGGGGCAAACCGTCCACACCGAGCGCCATTCGCGGAGAATTGGTTTGGCAGGGTGGAAGTGAATTCAAGAAGGCAGCTTGGCTCAACATACCTGCACCTGGCCCAGGCGAACGGGAAGCCGCCTACGTGTTCCACGCCATGTCCGATCCGGCGATGAATTTCCAGCTACCAGCGGCGACATCTGCGGTTTTACCGGATTCGCCCGGAGACATCGGTTATGAATTTCAATTGACGAGTTATGCGGGAAATCGTGCCCTGTACGCTTTGGCTGGGATCGAGACGACCAATCCGGCGGCGCGCAAATTCACGGCCTATGCCATGGGCACCGTCAAAGGCGTCAGTGTCCTGCCCGGGCTCGTGACGGACGACGTGTACATCACGATGGACCGCACGCTCGACCAAGCCCTCACGATGGACATCACGCCGCCTTCACCCGGTCCGAAAGGCCCCGATCGCGTGCGCGCCACGGTGTCCGTCATGCTCGGCAATGACGGGTTCGCGATTTTCCCCGCGGGTCAAAAGTCACCCCTTTTGCCGCTTTCGCAGCCCATTTCATTCGTCGGTTTGCCTGCACTCGACGGGTCGCTCGCCGGATCCGCCTATTATTCCACGGCACGCGCGGTCACGGGTTTGCAAGGTTCGGCGCCCATGTCCGTCGTGGGTCGCGTGCTGACGACGAGCACCTCGGTCAATCCCATACTCGAAGGATTCGTCGGCATTCCGCTGCTCGAAACCCCCGCAGCAGGTAGCGGTTGGGACGGGCGCCATTTGGCCGTCAAGTACGGCAGTGGTGGATCGGCCATCGACTTGTCGGTGTATGAAGTCGGCAGCGGCGATGGGCTGATTGAATGGACCATCGTCGTACCGAAAGGTGCCAACTCCATCGAAGTGCCGGATTTGTCGGTCTTTCCCTTCCCGGATGGGGGTTTGCCCTCCGGCCCTGTCACCATTGGCGTTCATGGAGCTCGCGTCGACGGTTTTTCGTACGGAAAACTCAAATATCGTGACATCCGCCCTGCGGGCATGACGGCCTACTCGCTCGACTACTTCAATTCGTTCCTATGA
- a CDS encoding PilZ domain-containing protein, whose translation MSDQEHEVRATASDLPPPSASERRVALRHQAFFPAEVDVGNGIRRTALIRDLSVTGVLMLTRARVNIGDDITLHLYLTGDPNKSRDVKGRVVRDERRSFDVSDVWPYAVAVHFSEPFPENELADVRALAEKQARLTGSKSG comes from the coding sequence ATGAGCGACCAAGAACATGAAGTTCGCGCGACGGCCTCGGACCTTCCTCCTCCTTCCGCATCGGAACGGCGCGTCGCGTTGCGACACCAGGCGTTTTTCCCAGCGGAAGTCGATGTAGGAAACGGCATCAGACGCACCGCCTTGATCCGTGACCTCAGCGTCACCGGCGTGCTCATGTTGACGCGGGCGCGCGTGAACATCGGCGACGACATCACGCTGCACCTGTACCTCACGGGTGATCCGAACAAATCGCGTGACGTCAAAGGACGTGTCGTACGCGACGAACGACGCAGCTTCGATGTGTCCGACGTGTGGCCCTATGCCGTCGCCGTACATTTTTCGGAACCGTTTCCCGAAAACGAGCTCGCGGACGTGAGAGCACTCGCGGAAAAGCAGGCACGTCTCACCGGTTCCAAGAGCGGCTGA
- a CDS encoding response regulator — MRTILIVDDEFDIVDVLGDLLTAEGYQVVTASNGREGLMRLRDTQVDLVLLDCMMPVVDGPEMLRMMREEESLPKIPVVMMSAAEVRRQVQDLGCSAFLKKPFDLNTLLETVARLVDDGNKKNPASQ, encoded by the coding sequence GTGAGAACGATTCTGATCGTCGATGACGAGTTCGACATCGTGGACGTCCTTGGTGACCTACTCACGGCGGAGGGATACCAAGTCGTCACCGCTTCGAATGGTCGCGAGGGACTCATGCGTCTGCGCGATACGCAGGTGGATCTGGTGCTACTCGACTGCATGATGCCGGTGGTCGACGGGCCGGAAATGCTGCGCATGATGCGTGAAGAAGAATCGCTTCCCAAGATCCCCGTGGTCATGATGAGCGCCGCCGAAGTGCGACGGCAGGTGCAAGACCTCGGATGCAGCGCCTTTCTCAAGAAACCATTCGACCTCAACACTCTTCTCGAAACGGTGGCTCGGTTGGTCGACGACGGAAACAAGAAAAACCCTGCTTCGCAGTGA
- a CDS encoding AAA family ATPase, translating into MHDGGPPQPSIERVATGIRGVDTILGGGFLAGSVQLLLGRPGSGKTIFANQVAFHHASAGHTAAYVTLLAESHARMLSHLASFAFFDPQLVSRRIIYMSGYSVLEQTGLDGLLDLLTRTIREQGASLLVIDGLSTAKEFAPTTTAFKRFLLRLSTSASLTTCTILLVSPMLRSSSSQPENATVDGIVRIDKRACGARVMREMVVEKMRGTDYALGVHAIDIDTRGMHVYPRIESLPIRPTVTVAHRRRLEFGIPGLDAMLGGGVLEGSTTGIVGPTGTGKTLLGSSFLARGLEQGERAIYAGLREMPEQVIQQAEAVGLRLAEPMARGMLDVLWFPAKEISIDAIAWRLLDKIEQGGIKRVVIDGIDGFQAMLAYPERLLRFYTALVTRLAALGATTVMTEASWAAPTGLETVASTSVNNLLVLDEASSGRHVRRTIETLKVQAGPHDMAPRRIHISNKGLSVDRPLRGRLRGDKP; encoded by the coding sequence ATGCACGACGGCGGACCACCTCAACCCAGCATCGAGCGAGTTGCCACTGGCATTCGCGGCGTCGACACGATCCTCGGCGGAGGCTTCTTGGCAGGAAGCGTTCAGCTCCTGCTCGGCAGGCCCGGCAGTGGAAAAACCATCTTCGCCAATCAAGTGGCCTTTCATCACGCATCGGCCGGACACACGGCCGCGTACGTCACGCTGCTCGCCGAGTCGCATGCGCGCATGCTTTCGCACCTGGCAAGCTTCGCGTTCTTCGATCCGCAGCTCGTTTCGCGGCGAATCATCTACATGAGCGGCTACAGCGTGCTCGAACAAACCGGCCTCGACGGCCTCCTCGACCTGCTCACGCGCACGATTCGTGAACAAGGCGCGTCGCTCTTGGTCATCGACGGGCTGAGCACGGCCAAAGAGTTTGCCCCGACCACCACCGCCTTCAAACGGTTCCTCTTGCGCCTGAGTACGTCCGCAAGTTTGACCACGTGCACGATACTGCTCGTGTCGCCCATGCTTCGATCGAGCAGTTCCCAACCTGAAAACGCCACCGTCGATGGCATCGTCAGGATCGACAAACGGGCGTGCGGAGCTCGAGTGATGCGCGAAATGGTGGTCGAAAAAATGCGCGGCACCGACTACGCCCTCGGTGTGCACGCAATCGACATCGACACTCGAGGCATGCACGTCTATCCACGCATCGAGTCGCTGCCGATAAGACCGACAGTCACGGTTGCGCACAGGCGCCGCTTGGAATTTGGCATTCCGGGACTGGATGCAATGCTTGGAGGCGGAGTCCTCGAAGGCTCGACGACAGGCATCGTTGGACCCACGGGGACCGGAAAAACACTTTTGGGCTCGAGCTTTCTCGCACGTGGCCTCGAACAAGGGGAACGGGCGATCTATGCGGGACTGCGCGAGATGCCCGAGCAAGTGATCCAACAAGCTGAAGCAGTGGGGCTGCGTCTGGCCGAACCGATGGCACGAGGAATGCTCGATGTCTTGTGGTTCCCAGCCAAGGAGATTTCGATCGACGCGATAGCGTGGCGGCTGCTCGACAAAATCGAGCAGGGCGGGATAAAACGTGTCGTCATCGATGGAATTGACGGCTTTCAAGCAATGCTGGCGTATCCCGAACGTCTCCTGCGGTTTTACACGGCGCTCGTCACGCGACTCGCAGCACTCGGTGCGACGACCGTCATGACGGAAGCTTCGTGGGCTGCACCGACCGGACTGGAGACGGTTGCGAGCACGTCGGTGAACAACCTGCTCGTGCTCGACGAAGCCTCGAGTGGTCGGCACGTTCGTCGAACCATCGAGACGCTCAAGGTGCAGGCGGGACCGCACGATATGGCGCCGCGACGCATTCACATATCGAACAAGGGTTTGTCCGTCGACCGGCCATTGCGCGGTCGACTCCGCGGGGACAAACCGTGA
- the rpsB gene encoding 30S ribosomal protein S2: MTDISMSNAAASGAFVPPAAGEFPLPLRSLLDAGVHFGHQTKRWNPKMRQYIYGARNGIHIVDLDQTVRLFKKAYDFVVDAVSRGGHILFVGTKRQAQDIVQEEARRSGMYFVTNRWLGGTLTNFRTIKQGLDRLRTLERMKEDGTYEQLLKKEVSRLEKERERLEKYLGGLKGMAAVPAAIFVIDPHQEAIGVNEARKLGVQVIGITDTNCDPDQIDFVIPGNDDAIRSIRLITARIADAAIEGMQRRKDTEREQERPSAGAPQGGGGGGRRDEINVYQGGRRGGGRRGGGGGGSSDQPQ, encoded by the coding sequence ATGACTGATATCTCCATGTCCAACGCCGCCGCATCCGGTGCCTTCGTGCCGCCGGCTGCTGGTGAGTTCCCGCTCCCGCTTCGCTCGCTGCTCGATGCAGGCGTGCACTTCGGTCACCAGACCAAGCGCTGGAATCCGAAAATGCGCCAGTACATCTACGGCGCTCGCAACGGCATCCACATCGTCGACCTCGACCAAACCGTGCGTCTCTTCAAGAAAGCGTACGACTTCGTCGTCGATGCCGTCTCTCGTGGTGGCCACATCCTGTTTGTCGGGACGAAGCGCCAAGCGCAGGACATCGTCCAGGAAGAGGCTCGTCGCTCCGGCATGTATTTCGTGACGAACCGCTGGCTCGGTGGAACGCTCACGAACTTCCGCACGATCAAGCAGGGCCTCGACCGCCTCCGCACGCTCGAGCGCATGAAGGAAGACGGGACGTACGAACAGCTCCTGAAGAAGGAAGTGTCGCGTCTCGAGAAAGAGCGTGAGCGCCTCGAGAAGTACCTTGGCGGCTTGAAGGGCATGGCAGCCGTGCCCGCCGCGATCTTCGTGATCGACCCGCATCAGGAAGCGATCGGCGTCAACGAAGCACGCAAGCTCGGCGTCCAGGTCATCGGCATCACGGACACGAACTGCGATCCGGATCAGATCGACTTCGTGATTCCCGGCAACGATGACGCCATCCGTTCGATCCGCCTCATCACCGCGCGCATTGCCGACGCGGCGATCGAGGGGATGCAGCGACGCAAGGATACCGAGCGCGAGCAGGAGCGTCCGAGTGCTGGCGCGCCTCAAGGCGGCGGTGGCGGCGGACGTCGCGATGAAATCAACGTTTACCAGGGTGGTCGTCGTGGCGGTGGTCGTCGCGGCGGCGGTGGTGGCGGAAGCAGCGATCAGCCGCAGTGA
- the tsf gene encoding translation elongation factor Ts, with translation MSGINAQAIKELRERTQAGMSDCKSALVEAEGDMEKAVEIILKKGLAKSAKRAGAVATEGEVRAIVSSDLRSATIVEVNIQTDFAARNDQFREFVGEVLAVAKNAPVGSDIGTLALRGKTVNDIATELTAKIGEKVAVRRWDRLEVPEGSAGAAHAYVHLGGKIGVVLVVKTDSEATKNHDEVIKFIDDTAMQIAAMNPLALVRDDISDELKVKQKEIFEGQLREDPKPKPESAWPKIIEGKYNKWFSEVALLEQESVVVPGQTIDKLRQAAEKASGGKVEILRFVRYERGEGVVKPQGPDFASEVAKMAGG, from the coding sequence ATGTCCGGCATCAACGCGCAGGCAATCAAGGAACTCCGCGAGCGAACGCAAGCGGGCATGAGCGATTGCAAGTCCGCCCTGGTGGAAGCCGAGGGCGACATGGAAAAGGCGGTCGAGATCATCCTGAAGAAGGGTCTCGCCAAGAGCGCCAAGCGCGCGGGCGCCGTCGCCACCGAGGGCGAAGTTCGCGCAATCGTGTCGTCGGACTTGCGCTCTGCAACGATCGTCGAAGTCAACATCCAGACCGACTTCGCTGCGCGCAACGATCAGTTCCGCGAGTTCGTCGGCGAGGTGCTCGCGGTGGCCAAGAACGCTCCCGTCGGCAGCGACATCGGAACGCTTGCTCTTCGCGGCAAGACCGTGAACGACATTGCCACCGAGCTCACCGCGAAAATCGGCGAGAAGGTTGCGGTTCGTCGCTGGGATCGCCTCGAAGTACCGGAAGGCTCGGCCGGCGCGGCTCATGCCTACGTGCACCTTGGCGGCAAGATCGGCGTCGTTCTCGTCGTCAAGACCGACAGCGAAGCCACCAAGAACCACGACGAAGTCATCAAGTTCATCGACGACACGGCGATGCAGATCGCCGCGATGAACCCGCTCGCGCTCGTCCGCGACGACATCAGCGACGAGCTCAAGGTCAAGCAGAAGGAAATCTTCGAAGGTCAACTCCGCGAAGATCCGAAGCCGAAGCCGGAGAGCGCCTGGCCCAAGATCATCGAGGGCAAGTACAACAAGTGGTTCTCCGAGGTGGCGCTTCTGGAGCAAGAGTCGGTCGTTGTTCCTGGACAAACGATCGACAAGCTCCGCCAAGCAGCCGAAAAGGCTTCTGGCGGCAAAGTCGAGATCCTCCGCTTCGTTCGTTACGAGCGCGGCGAAGGCGTCGTGAAGCCCCAGGGCCCCGACTTCGCTTCCGAAGTTGCCAAGATGGCCGGTGGTTGA
- a CDS encoding polysaccharide deacetylase family protein: MPRRLAAISVDLDGISHYHDIHGLEPLAEDAPARHAVYDIALRRIDDFCRAHGMASTLFAIGSDLQRTANGEALRGLSDRGHAVENHSFSHRYDLSRLSKDAIRGDIDAAQAAITHATGRRPFGFRAPGYTVNDTVLDVLESLSFRYDSSVFPCPLYYGAKAIVMGAMRLVGRTSASVLDTPRVVVAPSRPYRPGKPWFVAGERSLVELPIQVTPRLRLPLIGTFIALAGPTASRVLARACADEPLVNIELHGIDFLDASDGIEHLVPYQSELRVPLARRLDALSAVVDELRRKGASFVRLDEAALELA; the protein is encoded by the coding sequence GTGCCCCGTCGCCTCGCCGCAATATCCGTCGACCTCGACGGCATCTCTCACTACCACGACATTCACGGCCTCGAGCCGCTCGCCGAAGACGCGCCAGCACGGCATGCCGTTTACGACATCGCGCTTCGTCGCATCGACGACTTCTGTCGCGCGCACGGGATGGCCTCGACGCTGTTCGCGATCGGCTCGGACTTGCAGCGCACGGCGAACGGCGAAGCGCTTCGTGGTCTCTCCGATCGCGGGCATGCCGTGGAAAATCATTCCTTTTCGCATCGATACGACCTGTCGCGTTTGTCGAAAGATGCCATTCGAGGCGACATCGACGCGGCTCAGGCTGCCATCACCCATGCGACAGGACGCCGCCCGTTCGGGTTTCGCGCACCCGGATACACCGTGAACGACACCGTGCTCGATGTGCTCGAAAGTTTGTCTTTTCGGTACGATTCATCCGTTTTTCCTTGCCCACTTTATTACGGCGCCAAAGCAATCGTGATGGGCGCCATGCGTCTCGTGGGTCGTACGAGCGCATCGGTGCTCGACACACCGAGGGTCGTCGTTGCGCCGTCGCGTCCGTATCGCCCGGGCAAACCGTGGTTCGTCGCGGGTGAACGATCCCTCGTCGAGCTGCCCATTCAAGTCACGCCGCGGCTAAGGCTTCCGCTGATAGGCACGTTCATCGCGCTTGCGGGCCCTACCGCGTCGCGTGTGCTTGCGCGTGCGTGTGCGGACGAGCCGCTCGTGAACATCGAGCTGCACGGCATCGACTTTCTCGACGCATCCGACGGCATCGAGCATCTCGTGCCGTATCAATCCGAATTGCGAGTGCCGCTCGCGCGGCGTCTCGATGCGCTGTCAGCCGTGGTCGATGAGCTGCGGCGCAAGGGAGCGAGCTTCGTGCGGCTCGACGAAGCTGCTCTCGAGCTTGCCTGA
- a CDS encoding ATP-binding cassette domain-containing protein, giving the protein MQGAASSKVPQIPPEDHVFVDDVKKSFGTTSVLKGITMHLRRKETAVIIGGSGAGKTTLLRLLIGLEKPTSGHIWVDGEDIGPLGERDMNRVRQKFGMVFQYAALLDSLNILDNVAFPLREHRKQMSEADIRDKVVKMLNMLGLENKEQRMPSELSGGQRKRVGLARALMLEPKILIYDEPTSGLDPQTSRMVDDLIEETRDRFGVTSVVISHDMASTFRIAHQAFLVIQGQVVASGPPDELAYGDNQVAREFIAASGVAPERISRVNGLKQGTPETNAVRYHPTS; this is encoded by the coding sequence ATGCAGGGTGCCGCGAGCTCGAAAGTGCCGCAAATTCCGCCCGAGGATCACGTCTTCGTCGACGACGTGAAAAAGTCGTTCGGAACGACGAGCGTCTTGAAGGGCATCACGATGCACCTGCGACGCAAGGAAACCGCCGTGATCATCGGTGGTTCGGGTGCGGGCAAAACGACGCTCTTGAGGTTGCTCATTGGCCTGGAAAAACCCACGTCGGGGCACATCTGGGTCGACGGTGAAGACATCGGGCCGCTCGGCGAACGCGACATGAATCGCGTGCGCCAAAAGTTCGGCATGGTCTTTCAGTACGCCGCGCTCCTCGATTCGCTCAACATCCTCGACAACGTCGCCTTCCCTTTGCGCGAGCATCGCAAGCAGATGTCGGAGGCCGATATCCGCGACAAAGTCGTCAAGATGCTCAACATGCTCGGCCTCGAAAACAAAGAGCAGCGCATGCCGAGCGAGCTTTCGGGCGGTCAGCGCAAACGCGTGGGCCTCGCACGAGCGCTCATGCTCGAACCGAAGATCCTCATCTACGACGAACCCACGAGCGGCCTCGATCCGCAAACGAGCCGCATGGTCGACGATCTCATCGAAGAGACGCGAGACAGGTTTGGCGTGACGAGCGTCGTGATCTCGCACGACATGGCGAGCACGTTCCGCATCGCGCACCAAGCGTTCCTCGTCATTCAAGGGCAGGTCGTCGCATCTGGACCGCCGGACGAGCTTGCGTACGGAGACAACCAAGTCGCGCGCGAGTTCATCGCTGCATCGGGTGTCGCGCCGGAACGCATCTCGCGCGTCAATGGCCTGAAGCAAGGCACGCCCGAGACAAACGCCGTGCGGTATCACCCGACGAGCTAG